In Nocardia asteroides, a single genomic region encodes these proteins:
- a CDS encoding acyl-CoA synthetase, which translates to MSYNIADLVEHAIDLMPDRIALVDDVREISYAQLEERANKLAHHLLEQGVRPGDKVGIYSRNTIEAVEAMIAVFKARAVMINVNYRYVENELQHIFENSDMVALVHERRYGDKVAAVRAKVPALRTLVVVEDGTETPYPEGAVEYEAALAAASGERDFGERSPDDLYMLYTGGTTGLPKGVMWRQEDVWRVLGGGINFMTGEYVKTETELAEQGAASPGLTRFPIPPMIHGGSQWASFQSLFSGGKLVMIPEFSGHGVWQHIDRHTINVVFITGDAMARPMLDALIEGNPETGKPYEHSALYALASSAALFSPSLKDKYLELLPNTMITDSIGSSETGFAGLSVVAKGSASDGGPRVKIDASTSVLGEDGKPVEPGSGQIGILARKGFIPLGYYNDPVKTAATFREYDGVRYSIPGDYARVEEDGSVTMLGRGSVSINSGGEKIFPEEVEGALKAHPDVFDALVVGVADERWGQRVVAVVQPREGAKPTLAELHPTMCESIARYKLPRSLWFVDEIKRSPAGKPDYRWAKDQTEARPADEHAEATGK; encoded by the coding sequence ACTGGCTCACCACCTGCTCGAACAGGGCGTGCGTCCGGGCGACAAAGTCGGCATCTACTCGCGGAACACGATCGAGGCCGTCGAGGCCATGATCGCGGTCTTCAAGGCGCGGGCGGTGATGATCAACGTCAACTACCGCTACGTCGAGAACGAGTTGCAGCACATCTTCGAGAACTCGGACATGGTGGCGCTCGTGCACGAGCGGCGCTACGGCGACAAGGTCGCGGCGGTCCGGGCGAAGGTGCCCGCGCTGCGCACGCTCGTCGTGGTGGAGGACGGCACCGAGACGCCGTACCCGGAGGGCGCCGTCGAGTACGAGGCCGCGCTGGCCGCGGCGAGCGGCGAGCGGGATTTCGGCGAGCGCTCGCCGGACGACCTCTACATGCTCTACACGGGAGGCACCACCGGCCTGCCGAAGGGCGTCATGTGGCGCCAGGAGGACGTGTGGCGGGTGCTCGGCGGCGGCATCAACTTCATGACCGGCGAGTACGTCAAGACCGAGACCGAGCTGGCCGAGCAGGGCGCCGCGAGCCCCGGGCTGACCCGCTTCCCGATCCCGCCGATGATCCACGGCGGCTCGCAGTGGGCCAGTTTCCAGAGCCTGTTCAGCGGCGGCAAGCTGGTGATGATCCCGGAGTTCAGCGGGCACGGCGTGTGGCAGCACATCGACCGGCACACCATCAACGTCGTCTTCATCACCGGCGACGCCATGGCGCGGCCCATGCTGGACGCGCTGATCGAGGGCAACCCGGAGACCGGGAAGCCGTACGAGCACTCCGCGCTCTACGCGCTGGCCAGCTCCGCGGCGCTCTTCTCGCCCAGCCTCAAGGACAAGTACCTGGAGCTGCTGCCGAACACCATGATCACCGACTCGATCGGCTCGTCGGAGACGGGTTTCGCCGGGCTCAGCGTGGTCGCCAAGGGTAGTGCGTCCGACGGCGGGCCGCGGGTCAAGATCGACGCCTCCACCTCGGTGCTCGGCGAGGACGGCAAGCCGGTCGAGCCCGGTTCCGGCCAGATCGGCATCCTGGCCCGCAAGGGGTTCATCCCGCTCGGCTATTACAACGACCCGGTGAAGACCGCCGCGACCTTCCGCGAGTACGACGGAGTGCGCTACTCCATCCCCGGCGACTACGCGCGGGTCGAGGAGGACGGCTCGGTCACCATGCTCGGCCGCGGCTCGGTGAGCATCAACTCCGGTGGCGAGAAGATCTTCCCCGAGGAGGTCGAGGGCGCGCTCAAGGCACACCCGGATGTCTTCGACGCGCTGGTGGTCGGGGTCGCGGACGAGCGCTGGGGGCAGCGCGTGGTGGCCGTGGTGCAGCCGCGCGAGGGCGCCAAGCCCACCCTGGCCGAGCTGCACCCGACGATGTGCGAGAGCATCGCCAGGTACAAACTGCCGCGCAGCCTGTGGTTCGTGGACGAGATCAAGCGGTCGCCCGCGGGCAAGCCGGACTACCGCTGGGCCAAGGACCAGACCGAGGCACGGCCCGCCGACGAGCACGCCGAGGCGACCGGCAAGTAG
- a CDS encoding acyl-CoA thioesterase domain-containing protein gives MSLPWAFFERTAERAFTPLAMAASAWSPDMVNGPALCGLLAECLDREYGSPEFVPARLTVDLFRPTLRKPLEIATEAARTGRRIVVADAELRQDGKVVARASAVFLRRSEQPPGALWTRAEQPAPPPTELRSGTDTHIWGSDAHPSGWSSQLGEHQNDSRKRCWQEPVSVLRDEVTGPFAAAAIIGESTSLMTNWGSEGVGFINGDLTLALARLPRGKSLGVEADNHIGVDGVSVGTATLFDADGVFGSCIVTAVANPAAQVDFSRGNEVVDARSRAAAERRGA, from the coding sequence ATGAGTCTTCCGTGGGCGTTCTTCGAGCGCACCGCCGAGCGGGCGTTCACGCCGCTGGCCATGGCGGCCAGCGCGTGGTCGCCGGACATGGTGAACGGGCCCGCGCTCTGCGGGCTGCTCGCCGAGTGTCTGGACCGGGAGTACGGCTCGCCGGAGTTCGTTCCGGCCCGGCTCACCGTCGACCTCTTCCGCCCGACCCTGCGCAAGCCGCTCGAGATCGCGACCGAGGCGGCGCGCACCGGGCGGCGGATCGTGGTCGCCGACGCCGAGCTGCGGCAGGACGGCAAGGTGGTGGCGCGGGCGAGCGCGGTCTTCCTGCGCCGCTCCGAGCAGCCGCCCGGTGCGCTCTGGACCCGCGCCGAGCAGCCCGCACCGCCGCCGACCGAGCTGCGCTCCGGTACCGACACGCACATCTGGGGTAGCGACGCGCACCCGTCGGGGTGGAGTTCGCAGCTCGGTGAGCACCAGAACGACAGCCGCAAGCGCTGCTGGCAGGAGCCGGTCTCGGTGCTGCGGGACGAGGTGACCGGGCCCTTCGCGGCCGCCGCGATCATCGGGGAGTCGACCAGCCTGATGACGAACTGGGGGAGCGAGGGGGTCGGGTTCATCAACGGCGATCTGACGCTCGCGCTGGCCCGGTTGCCGCGCGGGAAGTCGCTCGGGGTCGAGGCGGACAACCACATCGGCGTCGACGGGGTCTCGGTCGGCACCGCCACGCTCTTCGACGCCGACGGTGTCTTCGGCAGCTGCATCGTCACCGCGGTCGCCAACCCGGCGGCTCAGGTGGATTTCTCCCGAGGCAACGAAGTCGTCGACGCTCGGAGCCGCGCCGCCGCCGAGCGGCGCGGAGCGTGA
- a CDS encoding plasmid mobilization protein has product MAGLNIRFSDDELDALRQRAEAEGTSMQQFVRNAVITAISERARIFNEAADHVLRASEELNRRLA; this is encoded by the coding sequence ATGGCCGGCTTGAACATCCGCTTCTCGGACGACGAACTCGACGCCCTGCGGCAGCGCGCCGAGGCCGAGGGGACGAGCATGCAGCAGTTCGTGCGCAACGCGGTGATCACGGCGATCAGCGAGCGGGCGCGGATCTTCAACGAGGCGGCGGACCATGTCCTCCGAGCGAGTGAGGAGCTCAACCGGAGGCTGGCGTGA
- a CDS encoding type II toxin-antitoxin system death-on-curing family toxin, whose protein sequence is MIEYLTLPELLGLAQRLGTPEVRDYGLLDSALARPRTSVFGQDAYADLWHKAAALMESVARNHGLVDGNKRLAWYATWVFLHLNGYPLDPGFDVDRAERFVLAVCQGEFGVPAIAAELPSFAATP, encoded by the coding sequence GTGATCGAGTACCTCACGCTGCCCGAGTTGCTTGGTCTCGCGCAGCGGCTCGGGACACCGGAGGTCCGTGATTACGGCCTGCTCGATTCCGCACTGGCCCGGCCGCGGACCAGCGTCTTCGGCCAGGATGCGTACGCCGACCTCTGGCACAAGGCGGCGGCGCTGATGGAATCGGTGGCCCGCAATCACGGCCTCGTCGACGGCAACAAGCGGCTCGCCTGGTACGCGACCTGGGTATTCCTGCACCTCAACGGCTATCCGCTCGATCCCGGGTTCGACGTGGACCGGGCCGAGCGGTTCGTGCTCGCTGTCTGCCAGGGCGAGTTCGGTGTTCCGGCCATCGCAGCCGAGTTGCCGAGCTTCGCGGCGACCCCCTAG
- a CDS encoding acyl-CoA dehydrogenase family protein, translating to MDFTPTEAQQDLGRLTAEVCGKLVTADRLRELDTAAVRFDEPLWAALTEAGVAAATLPESVGGNGFGVLEQTAVLRELGKHVAAVPYLWSAVLGAGALAEFGSESQRELAGRALLTVALAEERNWGGVPAATARADGAALTVTGELITVPFAAQAERILVPVAVGDAVAVALIDPAGAGVTITEQLVVDRSPEYLVALADAPAELVGTVEDGARVLDWLRLRAWLGLAALQLGTLERALELVAGYAREREQFGKPVGSFQAVAQRLADAYIDIQGLRLAVTQAAWQLAEGLDAAGAVHTAKFWAAEAGHRVAHTVVHVHGGVGIDRDHIVQSYFIAAKHNEFALGGATDHLRAIGALFADRADIAAV from the coding sequence ATGGATTTCACCCCCACCGAGGCGCAGCAGGATCTGGGCAGGCTCACCGCGGAGGTGTGCGGCAAGCTCGTCACCGCCGACCGGCTGCGCGAACTCGACACCGCCGCCGTCCGCTTCGACGAGCCGCTCTGGGCGGCGCTGACCGAGGCCGGCGTGGCCGCGGCGACGCTGCCCGAGTCGGTCGGCGGGAACGGCTTCGGCGTGCTGGAGCAGACCGCGGTGCTGCGCGAGCTCGGCAAGCACGTGGCGGCGGTGCCGTACCTCTGGTCCGCGGTGCTCGGGGCCGGTGCGCTCGCCGAGTTCGGCTCCGAATCCCAGCGCGAGCTGGCCGGGCGGGCGCTGCTCACCGTCGCGCTGGCCGAGGAGCGGAACTGGGGCGGGGTTCCGGCCGCCACCGCGCGGGCCGACGGCGCCGCGCTGACGGTGACCGGTGAGCTGATCACGGTGCCGTTCGCGGCGCAGGCCGAGCGGATCCTCGTCCCGGTCGCGGTGGGCGACGCGGTCGCCGTCGCGCTCATCGACCCCGCCGGGGCAGGCGTCACGATCACCGAGCAGCTGGTGGTCGACCGCAGCCCGGAGTACCTGGTCGCGCTCGCCGATGCCCCCGCCGAGCTGGTCGGCACCGTGGAAGACGGTGCGCGCGTGCTCGACTGGCTGCGGCTGCGCGCCTGGCTCGGGCTCGCCGCGCTGCAGCTCGGCACCCTGGAGCGGGCGCTGGAGCTGGTGGCCGGGTATGCCCGCGAGCGCGAGCAGTTCGGCAAGCCGGTCGGCAGCTTCCAGGCCGTCGCGCAGCGCCTCGCCGACGCCTACATCGACATCCAGGGGCTGCGGCTCGCGGTCACCCAGGCGGCCTGGCAGCTGGCCGAGGGGCTGGACGCGGCGGGCGCCGTGCACACCGCCAAGTTCTGGGCCGCCGAGGCCGGGCACCGGGTCGCGCACACCGTGGTGCACGTGCACGGCGGTGTCGGGATCGACCGCGACCACATCGTGCAGAGCTACTTCATCGCCGCCAAGCACAACGAGTTCGCCCTCGGCGGCGCCACCGACCACCTCCGCGCCATCGGCGCCCTCTTCGCCGACCGCGCCGATATCGCCGCGGTCTAG
- a CDS encoding acyl-CoA dehydrogenase family protein, whose product MRIAYTPQQEQLRAELRAYFAKLITPERRAALSAQTGEYGEGNVYREVVAEMGRDGWLALGWPEEFGGQNRPILDQLIFTDEAAIAGAPVPFLTINSVAPTIMHYGTDEQKKFFLPKIAAGELHFAIGYSEPGAGTDLASLRTAAVRDGDDYVVNGQKMWTSLIAYADYIWLAVRTDPSARKHKGISMLIVPTTADGFSWTPVHTMAGPDTSATYYQDVRVPVSARVGAENGGWSLVTNQLNHERVALTSAAALQLALRQTVEWARETTSRDGNRVIDQEWVQLNLARVHAKVEHLKLLNWEISSRADAGGDAAPRQWDASACKVYGTELSTEAYRLLMEVLGPQAYLRQDSPGAALRGRLERMHRAALILTFGGGTNEVQRDIIAMTALRQPAAAR is encoded by the coding sequence ATGCGCATCGCGTACACGCCGCAACAGGAACAACTCCGCGCCGAGCTCCGCGCGTACTTCGCGAAGCTGATCACCCCCGAGCGCCGGGCGGCGCTGAGCGCGCAGACCGGCGAGTACGGCGAGGGCAACGTCTACCGCGAGGTCGTCGCCGAGATGGGCAGGGACGGCTGGCTGGCACTGGGCTGGCCGGAGGAGTTCGGCGGCCAGAACCGGCCGATCCTGGACCAGCTCATCTTCACCGACGAGGCCGCCATCGCCGGCGCGCCGGTGCCCTTCCTGACCATCAACTCGGTCGCGCCGACGATCATGCACTACGGCACCGACGAGCAGAAGAAGTTCTTCCTGCCCAAGATCGCGGCGGGCGAGCTGCACTTCGCCATCGGCTACTCCGAGCCGGGGGCAGGCACCGACCTGGCCTCGCTGCGCACCGCGGCGGTGCGCGACGGCGACGACTACGTGGTCAACGGCCAGAAGATGTGGACCAGCCTGATCGCCTACGCCGACTACATCTGGCTCGCCGTGCGCACCGACCCGAGCGCCCGCAAGCACAAGGGCATCTCGATGCTCATCGTGCCGACCACGGCCGACGGCTTCTCCTGGACGCCGGTGCACACCATGGCGGGCCCGGACACCAGCGCGACCTACTACCAGGACGTCCGGGTTCCGGTGTCGGCCCGTGTCGGCGCGGAGAACGGCGGCTGGTCGCTGGTCACCAACCAGCTCAACCACGAGCGGGTGGCGCTCACCTCCGCCGCGGCGCTGCAGCTCGCGCTGCGGCAGACCGTCGAGTGGGCGCGCGAGACCACGTCGCGGGACGGCAACCGGGTGATCGACCAGGAGTGGGTGCAGCTCAACCTCGCCAGGGTGCACGCCAAGGTGGAGCACCTCAAGCTGCTGAACTGGGAGATCTCCAGCCGCGCCGACGCGGGCGGCGACGCCGCGCCGCGACAGTGGGACGCATCGGCCTGCAAGGTGTACGGCACCGAGCTCTCCACCGAGGCGTACCGGCTGCTCATGGAGGTGCTCGGCCCGCAGGCGTACCTGCGCCAGGACTCCCCCGGCGCGGCGCTGCGCGGGCGGCTGGAGCGGATGCACCGGGCCGCGCTCATCCTCACCTTCGGCGGCGGCACCAACGAGGTGCAGCGCGACATCATCGCCATGACCGCGCTGCGCCAACCCGCCGCTGCCCGTTGA
- a CDS encoding ferredoxin has protein sequence MKIILDTDQCEANGVCVGIAPDVFELDDDDYLHIHGEEVAEGDRPAVAEAVAQCPKAALRLS, from the coding sequence ATGAAGATCATCTTGGATACCGACCAGTGTGAAGCGAACGGTGTCTGCGTCGGAATCGCCCCCGACGTGTTCGAACTCGATGATGACGACTACCTGCACATCCACGGCGAGGAGGTTGCCGAGGGCGACCGCCCCGCGGTGGCGGAGGCGGTGGCGCAGTGCCCGAAGGCCGCGCTGCGGCTCTCCTGA
- a CDS encoding 3-oxoacyl-ACP reductase: MSEAEPILAGRVAVVTGAGAGLGRAEALGLAAAGASVVVNDLSENEAVAETLAAIRALGAKAEFVAGSIAERETADALIATADEAFGGLDIVVNNAGITRDRMLFNMSDEEWDAVLAVHLRGHFLLTRNAGAYWRGKSKAAGGPVYGRIVNTSSEAGLLGPEGQANYAAAKAGITALTLSAARGLARFGVRANAICPRARTAMTAAVFSDAPEGEVDPLAPEHVARLVTYLASPAAEAVSGQVFVVYGPMVALMAAPEVEQRFDAAGPEWSDAGLAETLGAYFAERPDGRTFSAKSLTDLG; this comes from the coding sequence GTGAGCGAAGCAGAACCGATCCTTGCCGGGCGAGTGGCCGTCGTGACCGGTGCGGGCGCCGGGCTCGGCAGGGCGGAGGCGCTCGGCCTCGCCGCCGCGGGCGCTTCGGTCGTCGTCAACGACCTGAGCGAGAACGAGGCGGTGGCCGAGACGCTGGCCGCGATCCGCGCACTCGGCGCCAAGGCGGAGTTCGTCGCGGGCAGCATCGCCGAGCGGGAGACCGCCGACGCGCTGATCGCCACGGCCGACGAGGCATTCGGCGGGCTGGACATCGTGGTCAACAACGCGGGCATCACCAGGGACCGCATGCTGTTCAACATGTCCGACGAGGAGTGGGACGCGGTGCTCGCGGTGCACCTGCGCGGCCACTTCCTGCTCACCAGGAACGCGGGCGCCTACTGGCGCGGCAAGTCCAAGGCGGCGGGCGGCCCGGTGTACGGGCGGATCGTGAACACCTCCTCCGAGGCCGGGCTGCTCGGCCCGGAGGGGCAGGCGAACTACGCCGCCGCCAAGGCGGGCATCACCGCGCTGACGCTCTCGGCGGCGCGCGGCCTCGCCCGGTTCGGGGTGCGCGCCAACGCCATCTGCCCGCGCGCCCGCACCGCCATGACGGCGGCGGTCTTCAGCGACGCGCCGGAGGGCGAGGTCGACCCGCTGGCGCCGGAGCACGTGGCCCGGCTGGTGACCTACCTGGCCTCGCCCGCCGCCGAGGCGGTGAGCGGGCAGGTCTTCGTCGTCTACGGCCCGATGGTGGCGCTGATGGCGGCGCCCGAGGTCGAGCAGCGGTTCGACGCGGCCGGGCCGGAGTGGTCCGACGCGGGACTGGCCGAGACACTCGGCGCCTACTTCGCGGAGCGCCCCGATGGGCGTACTTTCTCCGCCAAGTCCCTGACCGACCTGGGTTGA
- a CDS encoding MlaE family ABC transporter permease, translated as MNPVLAVPLRAVGGFFELTADVGRAAFRRPFQAREFVDQSWFIARVSLVPTLLVAIPFTVLVSFTLNILLREIGAADLSGAGAAFGSVTQVGPIVTVLIVAGAGATAICADLGARTIREEIDAMRVLGIDPIQRLVVPRVLASMFVALMLNSLVCTIGIAGGFLFSVFLQDVNPGAFVNGITLLTHLPELIISEIKAGLFGLIAGLVACYLGLNVKGGPKSVGDAVNQTVVFAFMALFVVNVVVTAAGIKFTVR; from the coding sequence ATGAACCCCGTCCTTGCTGTGCCCCTCAGGGCCGTCGGGGGATTCTTCGAACTCACCGCGGATGTCGGTCGCGCGGCTTTCCGCCGCCCGTTCCAGGCGCGCGAGTTCGTCGACCAGTCCTGGTTCATCGCCAGGGTCTCGCTGGTGCCGACGCTGCTGGTCGCCATCCCGTTCACGGTGCTGGTCAGCTTCACGCTGAACATCCTGCTGCGCGAGATCGGCGCCGCCGACCTGAGTGGCGCCGGTGCCGCGTTCGGCTCGGTGACCCAGGTGGGGCCGATCGTCACCGTGCTCATCGTGGCGGGCGCGGGCGCCACCGCGATCTGCGCCGACCTCGGCGCCCGCACCATCCGCGAGGAGATCGACGCCATGCGGGTGCTCGGCATCGATCCGATTCAGCGCCTTGTGGTTCCGCGCGTGCTGGCCTCGATGTTCGTGGCGCTCATGCTGAACAGCCTGGTCTGCACGATCGGTATCGCAGGCGGCTTCCTCTTCTCGGTCTTCCTGCAGGACGTGAACCCCGGCGCCTTCGTCAACGGGATCACGCTGCTCACCCACCTGCCCGAGCTGATCATCTCCGAGATCAAGGCCGGGCTCTTCGGGCTGATCGCCGGGCTGGTCGCCTGCTACCTCGGGCTGAACGTCAAGGGCGGCCCGAAGAGCGTGGGCGACGCGGTGAACCAGACAGTCGTCTTCGCCTTCATGGCCCTGTTCGTGGTGAACGTGGTCGTCACGGCGGCCGGCATCAAGTTCACGGTGCGGTGA
- a CDS encoding MlaE family ABC transporter permease, producing MAFVIQSRFPRTVRRLRRSSDSLDAIGKQAVFYMQALASMPRAITHYRTETIRLIAEISMGTGALAVIGGTVVIVGFLTLFAGGTIAVQGYSSLGNIGVEALTGFFAAFINVRIAAPVISGIGLAATIGAGSTAQLGAMRVAEEIDALESMAIRPVPYLIGTRVLAGMIAIIPLYALAVIASFVASRFATVVIYGQSAGVYDHYFSTFLIPSDILWSFAQAIFMALAIMLIHTYYGYTAAGGPVGVGIAVGNAVRTSLVAVVSVTLLISLAIYGTSGNFHLSG from the coding sequence ATGGCCTTCGTGATCCAGTCCCGCTTCCCGCGCACGGTCCGGCGGCTGCGCCGCAGCTCGGACTCGCTCGACGCGATCGGCAAGCAGGCCGTCTTCTACATGCAGGCGCTGGCCTCGATGCCGCGCGCGATCACCCACTACCGCACCGAGACCATCCGGCTGATCGCGGAGATCAGCATGGGCACCGGCGCGCTGGCGGTGATCGGCGGCACGGTGGTGATCGTCGGGTTCCTGACGCTCTTCGCAGGCGGCACCATCGCGGTGCAGGGCTACAGCTCGCTCGGCAATATCGGCGTCGAGGCGCTGACCGGCTTCTTCGCCGCCTTCATCAACGTCAGGATCGCGGCGCCGGTGATCTCCGGCATCGGCCTGGCCGCCACCATCGGGGCCGGCTCCACCGCGCAGCTCGGCGCCATGCGGGTGGCCGAGGAGATCGACGCGCTGGAATCCATGGCGATCCGGCCGGTGCCGTACCTGATCGGGACCAGGGTGCTGGCCGGGATGATCGCGATCATCCCGCTCTACGCACTCGCGGTGATCGCCTCCTTCGTGGCCAGCCGCTTCGCCACCGTGGTGATCTACGGGCAGTCGGCGGGCGTCTACGACCACTACTTCTCCACGTTCCTGATCCCCAGCGACATCCTCTGGTCCTTCGCGCAGGCCATCTTCATGGCCCTCGCGATCATGCTGATCCACACCTATTACGGCTACACCGCGGCGGGCGGCCCGGTCGGGGTCGGCATCGCGGTCGGCAATGCCGTGCGCACCTCGCTGGTCGCGGTGGTGTCGGTGACGCTGCTGATCTCGCTGGCGATCTACGGAACCTCCGGCAACTTCCATCTCTCGGGGTGA
- a CDS encoding MCE family protein — protein sequence MVLLLVAVAAVALTMFVGGFTPVAAVTVEAPRSGLVLDPDAKVRVRGVEIGRVTGVDTTGDDARISLALDPDQLHLVPSNARVDIRSTTVFGAKYINFVIPDDPSSTPLKSGATVAAESVTVEFDTIFQHLSQVLNELEPEKLNATLAALGSALDGRGQKLGELLSTSDAYLRELNPYLPALQRDLDTTAQVTNIYADAAPDLLRTVDNLTVTGGTLVQEQRNFDGLLLNVIGMADTTGAVLRENETQVITALELLTPTTALLNQYSPALYCLVNGLATALPLGEAVFGGGQEGVALNTNFMYGAEPYTYPRDLPKVNATGGPSCRGISDRYPGMHSDYTVTDTSEGAPYTPNTKITLGPKVFEILFAGMPGVGQP from the coding sequence ATGGTGCTCCTGCTGGTGGCGGTCGCCGCGGTGGCGCTGACCATGTTCGTCGGCGGGTTCACGCCGGTCGCGGCGGTCACGGTGGAGGCGCCGCGCAGCGGCCTCGTGCTCGACCCGGACGCCAAGGTGCGGGTGCGCGGGGTGGAGATCGGCCGGGTCACCGGGGTGGACACCACCGGGGACGATGCCAGGATCTCACTGGCGCTCGACCCGGACCAGCTGCACCTGGTGCCGTCGAACGCCCGCGTCGACATCCGCTCGACCACTGTCTTCGGCGCCAAGTACATCAACTTCGTGATCCCGGACGACCCGTCGAGCACCCCGCTGAAGTCGGGCGCGACGGTCGCCGCGGAGTCGGTGACGGTCGAGTTCGACACCATCTTCCAGCACCTCTCCCAGGTGCTGAACGAGCTGGAGCCGGAGAAGCTGAACGCCACGCTGGCCGCGCTCGGCTCGGCGCTCGACGGCCGCGGCCAGAAGCTCGGCGAGCTGCTGAGCACCAGCGACGCCTACCTGCGCGAGCTGAACCCGTACCTGCCGGCGCTGCAGCGCGACCTCGACACCACCGCCCAGGTCACGAACATCTACGCCGACGCCGCCCCCGACCTGCTCCGCACGGTCGACAACCTGACCGTCACCGGCGGCACCCTCGTCCAGGAGCAGCGCAACTTCGACGGCCTGCTGCTGAACGTGATCGGCATGGCCGACACCACCGGCGCGGTGCTGCGCGAGAACGAGACCCAGGTGATCACCGCACTGGAGCTGCTCACCCCGACCACCGCGCTGCTGAACCAGTACTCACCCGCGCTGTACTGCCTGGTCAACGGCTTGGCCACCGCGCTGCCGCTGGGCGAGGCGGTCTTCGGCGGCGGCCAGGAGGGAGTCGCGCTGAACACCAACTTCATGTACGGCGCCGAGCCGTACACCTACCCGAGGGACCTGCCGAAGGTGAACGCCACCGGCGGCCCGAGCTGCCGGGGCATCTCCGACCGCTACCCGGGCATGCACTCGGACTACACCGTCACCGACACCAGCGAGGGCGCGCCCTACACCCCGAACACCAAGATCACCCTCGGCCCCAAGGTGTTCGAGATCCTCTTCGCCGGCATGCCGGGGGTGGGGCAGCCGTGA
- a CDS encoding MCE family protein, translating to MKRSNATGIKLAIFTVVMTLIFAGLVVVFSQMRFSREEGYHAVFTSSSGMLPGAKVRIAGVPVGSVTAVEVGDDHRAHVEFDVDRRFPLFTSTRAAIRYENLVGDRYLELLEGPGSAEQLRSGGSIPLERTAPALDLDMLLGGFKPLLRGLDPGQVNDLTNALLQIFQGQGGTLVSLLNSGGSFSRTLADRDALIGSVITNLNTVLATIDERGDQFETTIAELQRLVSGLAEDRDPIGAALPRIAGATGDLTDLLAQARPDLRATIAQTDRLATNLNAGEADVQWVLDKLPETYRKLIRIGSYGSFLQLYVCETNIVMDGPNGQPIQINLPGPQTTGRCADTE from the coding sequence GTGAAACGCAGCAACGCCACCGGCATCAAACTGGCGATCTTCACCGTGGTGATGACGCTGATCTTCGCCGGGCTGGTCGTGGTCTTCAGCCAGATGCGGTTCTCCCGCGAGGAGGGCTACCACGCCGTCTTCACCAGCTCGTCGGGCATGCTGCCGGGGGCGAAGGTGCGGATCGCGGGCGTCCCGGTCGGCTCGGTGACCGCGGTGGAGGTCGGCGACGATCACCGCGCGCACGTCGAGTTCGACGTCGACCGCCGGTTCCCGCTCTTCACCAGCACCAGGGCGGCGATCCGGTACGAGAACCTGGTCGGCGACCGCTACCTGGAGCTGCTGGAGGGGCCGGGCTCGGCCGAGCAGCTGCGCTCCGGCGGCAGCATCCCGCTGGAGCGCACCGCGCCCGCGCTCGACCTGGACATGCTGCTCGGCGGCTTCAAGCCGCTGCTCCGCGGGCTGGACCCGGGCCAGGTGAACGACCTGACCAACGCGCTGCTGCAGATCTTCCAGGGCCAGGGCGGCACCCTGGTCTCGCTGCTGAACAGCGGCGGCTCCTTCTCCCGCACGCTGGCCGACCGGGACGCCCTGATCGGCAGCGTGATCACCAACCTGAACACCGTGCTCGCCACCATCGACGAGCGCGGCGACCAGTTCGAGACCACCATCGCCGAGTTGCAGCGCCTGGTCAGCGGGCTGGCCGAGGACCGCGATCCGATCGGGGCCGCGCTGCCCCGGATCGCGGGCGCCACCGGCGACCTCACCGACCTGCTCGCCCAGGCCCGCCCCGACCTGCGCGCCACCATCGCGCAGACCGACCGGCTCGCCACCAACCTGAACGCGGGCGAGGCCGACGTGCAGTGGGTGCTCGACAAGCTCCCGGAGACCTACCGCAAGCTCATCCGGATCGGCTCCTACGGCTCGTTCCTGCAGCTCTACGTCTGCGAGACGAACATCGTCATGGACGGCCCGAACGGGCAGCCGATCCAGATCAACCTGCCCGGTCCGCAAACGACTGGAAGGTGCGCTGACACAGAATGA